From a region of the Armatimonas rosea genome:
- a CDS encoding tetratricopeptide repeat protein encodes MESVAEKADAWLRARRGKSLVYLFVLALGIPFLCLTQYAASPFFWVPRMDALYHSLQAHALAHRQAPAEPYFRAPLYLWLLSGVYATLGEGPWAPRLVQLVVGSGSVLLLYLLGERLFRPCVAFLAAVSMALYGPLVYNNLELHTPVVEVFFTLAALTALVRSGVGLKGVALAGGLAGLAALARPNALVLLPLGLWYLWQTRRPWRALVLFVVLALLPPLAVTLRNARVSGDPVFIASQGGINLYLGNRAHADGFTPSTPQRYRFDSAYEDSVALYGQRAAEEALGKRLRPSEVSRYWVGQTLRWWQAHPREALALTLKKAILTLSSVEIRNNTGYHYIREAWVPLLWLAPFGFAWAGPLGGVGLFLALRRHPQRAAIQLLVGFLGLYFLSIVVFFAADRFRLPLVPLLLLFAVEGGWQLLHCYHERLGKQALVLLAGLLLLVGGDWFRLPRAHWDSQDCWSAGNRLLALKRPDDAELYLRRALQQEPANAEYWTSLGEAAYLKGELSPAQEAFARALQLSPESPQSYYNLAVCLQEQGKSDEARGYLLQALARDPGYTRARTALAAISSAGR; translated from the coding sequence GTGGAGAGTGTCGCAGAAAAAGCAGATGCCTGGCTACGTGCGAGGCGCGGTAAGAGCCTGGTCTATCTCTTTGTCTTAGCCCTCGGCATTCCGTTTCTCTGCCTAACCCAGTACGCCGCCTCTCCGTTCTTCTGGGTGCCTCGGATGGATGCGCTCTACCATAGCCTCCAGGCCCATGCCCTCGCTCACAGGCAGGCCCCCGCCGAGCCCTACTTCCGTGCTCCCCTCTACCTCTGGCTCCTCTCGGGGGTCTATGCGACACTGGGTGAAGGCCCTTGGGCACCGCGGCTGGTGCAGCTCGTGGTCGGCTCGGGGAGTGTCCTGCTGCTGTATCTCCTGGGAGAGCGCCTCTTTCGTCCCTGTGTTGCGTTTCTGGCCGCGGTGAGCATGGCGCTCTACGGGCCGCTTGTCTACAACAACCTGGAGCTCCATACGCCCGTGGTGGAGGTCTTCTTTACCCTAGCGGCCCTGACCGCTCTGGTGCGCTCCGGTGTTGGTCTGAAGGGCGTGGCGCTTGCCGGGGGGCTTGCAGGGCTTGCGGCACTTGCCCGCCCGAATGCGCTGGTCCTGCTCCCGTTGGGGCTGTGGTATCTCTGGCAGACGCGGCGGCCGTGGCGAGCGCTGGTGCTCTTTGTGGTCCTTGCCCTCCTGCCTCCGCTCGCCGTTACGCTTCGCAATGCACGCGTCAGTGGGGACCCTGTTTTTATCGCGTCCCAGGGAGGGATCAACCTCTATCTCGGGAACCGCGCCCACGCCGATGGCTTTACTCCCAGCACCCCCCAGCGTTATCGGTTCGACTCCGCCTACGAAGACTCGGTCGCGCTCTACGGACAGCGCGCCGCGGAGGAGGCCCTGGGCAAGCGCCTGCGCCCCTCCGAGGTCTCGCGCTACTGGGTGGGCCAAACGCTCCGCTGGTGGCAGGCGCACCCGAGAGAGGCGCTGGCACTCACGCTCAAGAAGGCGATCTTAACCCTCTCGTCTGTCGAGATTCGAAACAACACGGGCTACCACTACATCCGCGAGGCCTGGGTCCCTCTGCTCTGGCTGGCCCCCTTTGGGTTTGCCTGGGCGGGGCCGCTGGGCGGAGTGGGGCTCTTCCTGGCGCTACGGCGGCACCCTCAGCGTGCGGCGATCCAGCTCTTGGTGGGCTTCCTAGGGCTGTACTTTCTGAGTATTGTCGTGTTCTTTGCCGCAGACCGTTTCCGCCTGCCCCTGGTTCCGCTCTTGCTCTTGTTTGCGGTCGAGGGGGGCTGGCAGCTTCTGCATTGCTACCACGAGCGCCTCGGGAAGCAGGCACTCGTGCTTCTGGCGGGGCTCCTCCTCCTCGTGGGCGGAGACTGGTTCAGGCTCCCGAGAGCCCACTGGGATAGCCAGGACTGCTGGAGTGCGGGAAACCGCCTGCTGGCCCTAAAGCGCCCCGATGATGCCGAGCTGTATCTACGCCGTGCGCTGCAGCAGGAGCCTGCGAACGCGGAGTATTGGACAAGCCTGGGGGAGGCTGCCTACCTCAAGGGGGAGCTAAGCCCGGCACAGGAGGCGTTTGCGCGGGCGCTCCAGCTCTCCCCGGAGTCGCCGCAGAGCTACTACAACCTCGCGGTTTGCCTACAGGAGCAGGGCAAGAGCGACGAGGCCCGAGGCTATCTCCTGCAGGCGCTTGCACGAGACCCGGGCTACACCCGGGCACGCACGGCGCTCGCGGCTATTTCTTCAGCAGGGAGATAG
- a CDS encoding SAM-dependent methyltransferase → MNDWKRFFEALGPERYLTEVFTQHTLAEVDFVIDACGLTPGARVLDMGCGPGRHSLELARRGFQVTGVDFTEKFIQFAQEAAAREGLSERAEFVLADARDFVRPLAFDAAVCLCEGAFALLQTDEDNVRVLRHIAACLKPGAAFLLTTLNGYRTIRRAGKETALDPLSMVETWPGDDSGMLQGRHYIVPELVKMHEGAGLSVEHVWGGTAGSWARRPLDWDEIEVMFLSRKG, encoded by the coding sequence ATGAACGACTGGAAACGATTTTTTGAGGCGCTTGGACCTGAGCGCTACCTGACTGAGGTGTTCACACAGCACACGCTCGCCGAGGTCGATTTTGTGATCGATGCCTGTGGGCTCACCCCCGGCGCACGGGTTCTGGACATGGGCTGTGGGCCGGGGCGGCACTCGCTGGAGTTGGCACGCCGTGGCTTCCAGGTCACCGGGGTGGACTTTACCGAGAAGTTTATTCAGTTCGCGCAAGAGGCCGCCGCCCGCGAGGGCCTGAGCGAGCGCGCCGAGTTTGTCCTCGCCGATGCCCGCGATTTTGTGCGGCCACTCGCCTTCGATGCCGCGGTCTGCCTGTGCGAGGGAGCGTTTGCCCTGCTCCAGACCGACGAAGACAATGTGCGGGTGCTGCGGCATATCGCGGCCTGCCTCAAGCCGGGGGCGGCGTTCCTCCTGACCACCCTCAATGGCTATCGGACGATCCGCCGCGCGGGGAAAGAGACCGCACTCGATCCGCTGAGCATGGTGGAGACCTGGCCCGGCGACGACTCCGGGATGCTCCAGGGGCGGCACTACATCGTCCCCGAGCTTGTGAAGATGCACGAGGGCGCGGGGCTAAGTGTCGAGCATGTCTGGGGGGGCACTGCTGGGAGCTGGGCTCGCCGCCCCCTCGACTGGGACGAGATTGAGGTTATGTTCCTCTCCCGCAAAGGCTAG
- a CDS encoding fasciclin domain-containing protein — MKKYFVLAALALAALAPVRPVFAQDKTIVEIAASNPDFSTLVSLVKAAGLAETLSGTGPFTVFAPTNAAFAKVPKTVLDKLGKNPEALKAVLTYHVVAGKVMAADVVKLKSGTKVKTVNGASITVGTKHGVTVDKAKVVKTDIVGSNGVIHVIDSVILPKGLKL, encoded by the coding sequence ATGAAAAAGTATTTTGTCCTTGCCGCGCTTGCGCTGGCTGCTCTAGCTCCCGTGCGCCCCGTCTTTGCCCAGGACAAGACCATCGTCGAGATCGCCGCAAGCAACCCTGATTTCTCCACCCTCGTCTCCCTGGTGAAGGCCGCCGGTCTGGCGGAGACCCTCAGTGGCACCGGCCCCTTCACGGTCTTTGCTCCCACCAACGCGGCGTTTGCCAAGGTCCCGAAGACCGTCCTCGACAAGCTGGGTAAGAACCCGGAGGCACTCAAGGCAGTCCTGACCTACCATGTCGTGGCCGGTAAGGTCATGGCGGCGGATGTCGTGAAGCTCAAGAGCGGCACCAAGGTCAAGACCGTCAACGGCGCCTCGATCACCGTGGGCACCAAGCACGGCGTCACGGTCGACAAGGCCAAGGTTGTCAAGACCGATATTGTCGGCAGCAACGGCGTGATCCATGTGATCGACAGCGTCATCCTGCCCAAGGGCCTCAAGCTCTAG